The following proteins come from a genomic window of Aricia agestis chromosome 19, ilAriAges1.1, whole genome shotgun sequence:
- the LOC121736407 gene encoding Kv channel-interacting protein 4-like, which produces MDDDCEDTASTAWCPGSRYRPEPPDTLAKASHFTAHEIKLMYRGFKQECPTGVVDEESFKNIFCQFFPLGDATQYAHFVFNTMKPKQRGKLNFEEYLETLSRVARGSRQEKLSWVFALYDVDGDGRISRSEMLAVVRAVYELLGRAAAPPVHKAAAEDHVDRIFHLMDTNADGVVTPDELARWCSRDPALLHSLDTLDTIL; this is translated from the exons ACGATGACTGCGAGGACACAGCCAGCACGGCGTGGTGTCCGGGCTCGCGCTACCGGCCCGAGCCGCCCGACACCCTCGCCAAGGCCAGCCACTTCACCGCCCACGAGATCAAGCTCATGTACCGGGGGTTCAAGCAG GAATGCCCGACTGGTGTGGTGGACGAGGAATCCTTTAAGAACATCTTCTGTCAATTCTTTCCTTTAGGAG aTGCCACTCAATACGCTCACTTCGTTTTCAACACCATGAAGCCAAAGCAGAGAGGGAAACTTAATTTCGAG GAATACCTGGAGACCCTCTCCCGCGTGGCTCGCGGGTCTCGTCAGGAGAAGCTATCCTGGGTGTTTGCGCTGTACGACGTGGACGGTGACGGGCGGATCTCCCGCAGCGAGATGCTGGCGGTGGTGCGAGCTGTGTACGAGCTGCTTGGCCGAGCTGCTGCACCGCCGGTACACAAGGCGGCTGCGGAGGACCATGTGGATAGGATCTTCCAT CTCATGGACACCAACGCGGATGGAGTGGTGACACCAGACGAGCTGGCTCGCTGGTGCTCTCGAGACCCCGCCCTGCTCCACTCCCTGGACACGCTTGACACAATTTTGTGA
- the LOC121736405 gene encoding putative uncharacterized protein MYH16: MALALALYLLPILLQVAASRVRHHHDAPEVQDTLAGEDLADILIPILRKQELESKAHNQSDEKIHALKKLIQKSHVAIILAKSHNKGENHPEHHHSKHISSQDVKNQKHVKHLSFDEQENVYLTSASSEDTKKLNHVKHHSSGLAKDKNLKHVDSEDLEKHLNQTSSNKLKNLESLSIASSDEISEENSNVVSLNKEEIKDIQQSVLNTKYDDSNENNFLMRKKLVVHKDKVKHKKSLEEDLIDILDSKDKSSESDVNDSVEENKLQKSGLHSKNVDSGEVNSHKTVIDKDGIKDSLEKSISHRGHMEKQKHEVNINNSRDLNSSNESSESNKASGENSNLQKSGLNTE; this comes from the exons ATGGCGCTGGCGCTGGCATTGT ATCTTCTACCGATACTGCTGCAAGTAGCTGCGTCTCGAGTTCGTCATCATCATGACGCACCGGAAGTGCAGGACACACTAGCTGGAGAGGACCTGGCAGATATTCTCATTCCGATCCTGAGAAAACAAGAACTAGAATCTAAAGCTCACAACCAGAGTGATGAAAAGATACACGCCttgaaaaaattaatacaaaagtCACATGTTGCGATCATACTTGCCAAGTCACATAATAAGG GTGAAAATCATCCGGAACATCATCATTCAAAACATATAAGTTCTCAAGATGTAAAAAATCAGAAGCATGTAAAACACTTGAGTTTTGATGAACAAGAAAACGTGTATTTGACAAGTGCAAGCTCAGAAGATACCAAAAAACTAAATCACGTTAAGCATCACTCTTCAGGATTAGCgaaagataaaaatttaaagcatGTAGACTCTGAAGATTTAGAAAAACATTTGAATCAAACAAGTAgtaacaaattgaaaaatctggAATCCTTAAGCATCGCAAGCTCTGACGAAATATCTGAAGAAAACAGTAATGTAGTCTCGCTAAACAAGGAAGAAATAAAAGATATTCAACAAAGTGtcttaaatactaaatatgaTGATTCTAATGAGAACAATTTTCtaatgagaaaaaaattagTCGTACATAAAGATAAAGTAAAGCATAAAAAAAGTTTAGAAGAAGATTTGATAGATATTTTGGATTCAAAGGATAAAAGCTCGGAGTCTGATGTAAATGATAGtgttgaagaaaataaattacaaaaaagtgGACTTCATTCCAAGAATGTAGATTCTGGCGAAGTTAATTCTCATAAAACGGTCATAGATAAAGATGGAATCAAAGACTCGCTAGAAAAAAGTATTTCACACAGAGGACACATGGAGAAACAAAAGCATGAAGTAAATATCAATAATTCGAGGGACCTGAATTCGAGTAATGAAAGTTCAGAATCTAATAAAGCTAGTGGTGAAAATAGTAATTTACAAAAAAGTGGCTTAAATAC agaataa